A genome region from Candidatus Neomarinimicrobiota bacterium includes the following:
- a CDS encoding alpha/beta fold hydrolase — translation MGQGPALIAPPAWISHQELGWQDPAYRRFWERLTHHHTLVCYDRPGTGLSDRNRTEFSLDWSVRDLETVIAHLKLKRLALLGCSEGGPVAVTYAARYPRRVSHLILYGTYARGEAITTEEFKASFISLVRAHWGVGSKVLTDIFIPGADAAASEVFAKYQRECATPEIAAKILDLTYKANVVQLLLNLRVPTLVLHRQRDRAMPFRLGRELASLIPDARLVALEGQYHFPWLGDFESVLRAIAEFLGDPVPIGEAVKSGQPAAPDRAVAVDDPVAREARSFIGALDLVVLPRYRVVGDYTRHEETVRNMLKDIRHQIAAGFDRPSRKRENYLVWAAPGSGKTYFVQQVAASLPQSIRYKECNLAKCNREEFLADLAQLDTENKPCLCLIDEVDAKPDETWPYEVFLPYLDANAARGAQFVFVLAGSSDSSLVQMKKQIASRPKGADLLTRIPAGNEFEIPPMNLGDRVLVVLNQFRNAGRELGREVKEVEKLSLYYVALNSRLANARQLRELAVRAVERLPAAAEDRIKYDHLFGAGDPENKAFWMQSLPAATELANRFITLED, via the coding sequence ATGGGTCAGGGACCTGCCTTGATTGCACCACCGGCGTGGATAAGCCATCAAGAGTTGGGTTGGCAAGACCCAGCATATCGCCGGTTTTGGGAAAGGTTAACACATCATCACACCTTGGTGTGCTATGACCGGCCCGGGACGGGTCTCTCCGACCGGAACCGGACAGAATTTTCACTGGATTGGAGTGTTCGGGACCTAGAAACAGTTATTGCCCATCTCAAACTGAAGCGTCTGGCACTACTTGGCTGCTCTGAGGGCGGTCCTGTTGCTGTAACCTATGCCGCCAGGTATCCGCGGCGTGTCAGCCACCTGATCCTCTATGGTACCTACGCCCGTGGCGAAGCAATCACCACGGAGGAGTTCAAGGCCTCTTTCATTTCCTTGGTCCGCGCTCACTGGGGAGTTGGTTCAAAGGTGCTAACTGACATTTTTATACCTGGTGCCGATGCCGCTGCCAGTGAAGTTTTTGCAAAGTACCAGCGCGAGTGTGCTACCCCGGAGATAGCTGCCAAAATACTAGACCTCACATATAAAGCTAATGTGGTGCAGCTGCTTCTCAATCTCCGGGTCCCGACACTGGTGCTTCATCGCCAGCGAGACCGGGCCATGCCCTTCCGGTTGGGTAGAGAACTGGCATCTTTGATACCAGACGCCCGCCTCGTCGCTCTGGAGGGACAATACCACTTTCCATGGCTGGGTGATTTTGAATCAGTGCTGCGCGCCATCGCTGAGTTCCTTGGTGACCCAGTCCCCATTGGTGAAGCGGTGAAATCCGGGCAGCCAGCGGCGCCGGACCGCGCCGTGGCTGTGGATGATCCCGTGGCACGCGAGGCGCGGTCTTTCATCGGAGCGCTGGATTTGGTCGTCCTACCGCGGTATCGCGTTGTCGGCGACTATACCAGACATGAAGAAACGGTGCGCAATATGTTGAAGGATATCAGGCACCAGATCGCGGCTGGATTTGACCGTCCCAGCCGAAAGCGAGAAAACTACCTTGTCTGGGCAGCACCAGGGAGTGGCAAGACCTATTTCGTCCAACAGGTGGCCGCTTCACTACCACAGAGCATCCGTTACAAAGAGTGCAACCTAGCCAAGTGTAATCGCGAGGAATTTCTCGCGGATCTTGCTCAACTAGATACCGAAAACAAGCCGTGCCTCTGCTTGATTGATGAAGTCGATGCCAAACCCGATGAAACCTGGCCTTACGAAGTGTTTTTACCGTACCTGGATGCTAACGCTGCCAGAGGTGCACAGTTTGTCTTTGTCTTGGCAGGCAGTTCCGACTCCAGCCTCGTCCAGATGAAAAAGCAGATTGCTTCGCGGCCCAAGGGCGCTGACCTTCTGACCCGTATTCCAGCCGGGAATGAGTTTGAGATTCCGCCAATGAATCTTGGAGACAGGGTGCTTGTCGTCCTCAACCAATTCAGAAATGCAGGGCGGGAGTTGGGCAGAGAAGTCAAAGAAGTGGAGAAGCTCAGTCTGTATTATGTGGCACTTAATTCACGCTTAGCCAATGCTCGTCAATTGCGCGAGTTGGCTGTACGTGCGGTCGAGCGCCTGCCAGCCGCCGCTGAAGATAGAATAAAGTACGACCACCTGTTCGGTGCCGGAGACCCGGAGAACAAAGCATTCTGGATGCAGTCACTCCCAGCTGCTACAGAACTCGCCAACAGGTTCATCACTCTGGAGGACTGA